The following proteins are co-located in the Streptomyces sp. DT2A-34 genome:
- a CDS encoding TetR/AcrR family transcriptional regulator: MSSPIPAHAPSLTERRKAATRMEIARAAAALFVKQGLRATRAEDIAQAAGIAPRTFYRYFATKEEAVAPLYAAGADRWAEAVRTAPPELPLPQALEHAARRTLTPGAGVSAPSWEWIRTLVRLADTSPALRKVWAEVCHEAETRLAEVLATRSKADDNVADTPALHFAAAVAAASVRVAVETWAAGDAPAQGPQGPAALAMRNLAALRDFPWEDMAVRPA, from the coding sequence GTGAGCAGCCCCATCCCCGCACACGCCCCCTCCCTCACGGAGCGACGCAAGGCAGCGACCCGCATGGAGATCGCCCGCGCCGCGGCCGCTCTCTTCGTGAAGCAGGGCCTACGGGCCACCCGGGCCGAGGACATCGCCCAGGCCGCCGGCATAGCGCCCCGCACCTTCTACCGCTACTTCGCCACCAAGGAGGAGGCGGTGGCCCCGCTCTACGCGGCCGGCGCCGACCGCTGGGCGGAAGCAGTCCGCACGGCCCCACCCGAACTGCCCCTACCCCAAGCCCTGGAACACGCGGCCCGCCGCACCCTCACCCCGGGCGCCGGAGTCTCCGCACCCTCCTGGGAGTGGATCCGCACCCTGGTCCGCCTGGCCGACACGAGCCCCGCCCTGCGCAAGGTGTGGGCGGAGGTATGCCATGAGGCGGAGACAAGGCTGGCGGAGGTACTGGCGACGAGGAGCAAGGCCGACGACAACGTTGCCGACACCCCCGCCCTCCACTTCGCCGCCGCAGTTGCCGCCGCCTCCGTACGCGTGGCCGTAGAAACCTGGGCAGCGGGAGACGCCCCCGCACAGGGCCCCCAGGGCCCGGCCGCCCTGGCGATGCGCAACTTGGCGGCGCTGAGGGACTTCCCGTGGGAGGACATGGCCGTACGCCCGGCGTGA
- a CDS encoding YafY family protein, with protein sequence MTTDTPARLLTLLSLLQTPREWPGGELADRLGVSRRTVRRDIDRLRELGYPVQATKGADGGYRLVAGKAMPPLVLDDEEAVAIAVGLRAGAGHAVEGVEEASVRALAKLEQVLPARLRHRVTTLQAATTPLTSGDGASIAPETLTVMASCVAGRERLRFAYRAGDGTESRRLTEPYRLVSTGRRWYLVAYDLDREDWRTFRVDRVSEPFATGARFAPRELPTGSAAEYLRQSMWRRQETYDFSVTFEAPAEFVAARLPGWLGVPKPIDGRRCRLRGTGADSVEWMAVRLAMVDCEFVVESPGELVRCVRELGGRLSRAAASGG encoded by the coding sequence ATGACGACGGACACTCCGGCACGGCTCCTGACGCTCCTCTCCCTTCTGCAGACGCCCCGCGAATGGCCCGGCGGTGAGCTCGCCGATCGGCTCGGGGTGTCCCGGCGTACGGTGCGGCGGGACATCGACCGGCTGCGGGAGCTGGGGTATCCCGTGCAGGCGACCAAGGGGGCCGACGGTGGTTATCGGCTCGTGGCGGGCAAGGCGATGCCGCCGCTCGTCCTCGACGACGAGGAGGCCGTGGCGATCGCGGTCGGGCTGCGGGCCGGGGCCGGGCATGCGGTCGAGGGGGTGGAGGAGGCGTCTGTGCGGGCGCTGGCGAAACTGGAGCAGGTGCTGCCGGCGCGGCTGCGGCACCGGGTGACGACGCTTCAGGCCGCGACCACGCCGCTGACCAGTGGGGACGGGGCGAGTATCGCGCCCGAGACGCTGACCGTGATGGCCTCGTGTGTGGCGGGGCGGGAGCGGTTGCGGTTCGCGTACCGGGCGGGGGACGGGACGGAGTCGCGTCGCTTGACCGAGCCGTATCGGCTCGTGTCCACGGGGCGGCGTTGGTACCTCGTCGCGTACGACCTCGACCGGGAGGACTGGCGGACGTTTCGGGTGGACCGGGTGAGCGAGCCGTTCGCGACGGGGGCGCGGTTCGCTCCGCGGGAGTTGCCGACGGGGAGCGCGGCGGAGTATCTGCGGCAGTCGATGTGGCGGCGGCAGGAGACGTACGACTTCTCGGTGACCTTCGAGGCGCCTGCGGAGTTTGTCGCGGCTCGGTTGCCGGGGTGGTTGGGGGTGCCCAAGCCGATCGACGGGCGACGGTGCCGGCTGCGGGGTACGGGTGCGGACTCCGTGGAGTGGATGGCGGTGCGGTTGGCGATGGTGGACTGCGAGTTCGTGGTGGAGTCGCCGGGGGAACTGGTGCGGTGTGTGCGGGAGTTGGGGGGGCGGTTGAGTCGGGCCGCTGCCTCCGGCGGTTAG
- a CDS encoding MFS transporter translates to MTAAFMDLVDVTIVNVAIPSIQREAGATFSQIQWITAGYALAFAAGLITGGRLGDIHGRKRLFLIGIGGFTLASALCGFAANPEMLVASRILQGAMAALMVPQVLSIVHATFPAHERGKVFGLFGAVVGLGAVTGPLLGALLTEWNLFGLEWRPIFLINLPVGIAGLILGSRFITESKAPKALKLDLVGVSLVILGLLMLLYPLTRGRELGWPTWGYVSMAGALVVLGALVAYERRKAARDGSPLIELSLFKVKSFAAGIAVQTVFGVALGIFFLVWTLYMQFGLGWSPLKAGLTGIPFSIAVSMAAGLSVQKLVPRFGRKVLQAGALVMAIGVLLYIWESGRYGLSIAPWQMALPLVVMGVGMGLIVAPLTDAILSEVPREHAGSASGLISTVQQMGNALGLGLVSVVFFGVVDDRLTEARERTAAGPAFADGFQHALGWVAAVMGVIFLLMFALPGRPAQHLEGAAEAPSPTTEKEPALVS, encoded by the coding sequence ATGACCGCGGCCTTCATGGACTTGGTCGACGTCACGATCGTCAACGTCGCGATCCCGTCGATCCAGCGGGAGGCAGGCGCGACTTTCAGCCAGATCCAGTGGATCACCGCCGGCTATGCCCTCGCCTTCGCCGCAGGCCTGATCACCGGCGGCCGCCTGGGCGACATCCACGGCCGCAAACGGCTGTTCCTCATCGGCATCGGTGGCTTCACCCTCGCCTCCGCCCTGTGCGGCTTCGCCGCGAACCCGGAGATGCTGGTCGCCTCCCGCATCCTGCAGGGCGCGATGGCGGCGCTGATGGTCCCGCAGGTCCTGTCGATCGTGCACGCCACCTTCCCGGCGCACGAACGCGGCAAGGTCTTCGGCCTGTTCGGGGCCGTGGTCGGCCTCGGCGCGGTCACCGGCCCCCTCCTCGGCGCACTCCTGACGGAGTGGAACCTCTTCGGCCTCGAATGGCGCCCGATCTTCCTGATCAACCTCCCGGTCGGCATCGCGGGCCTGATCCTGGGCAGTCGCTTCATCACCGAGTCCAAGGCGCCGAAGGCGTTGAAGCTCGACCTCGTCGGCGTCTCGCTCGTCATCCTCGGCCTGCTGATGCTGCTCTACCCGCTGACCCGCGGCCGCGAGCTGGGCTGGCCGACGTGGGGGTACGTGTCGATGGCCGGCGCCCTCGTCGTCCTCGGGGCGCTGGTGGCGTACGAGAGGCGGAAAGCGGCCCGCGACGGCTCCCCGCTCATCGAACTGTCCCTGTTCAAGGTGAAGAGCTTCGCGGCCGGCATCGCCGTACAGACCGTCTTCGGCGTGGCACTCGGCATCTTCTTCCTGGTCTGGACGCTGTACATGCAGTTCGGCCTGGGCTGGTCCCCCCTGAAGGCCGGCCTGACCGGGATCCCGTTCTCGATCGCCGTCTCGATGGCGGCCGGCCTGTCCGTGCAGAAGCTGGTCCCGCGCTTCGGCCGCAAGGTGCTCCAGGCGGGCGCGCTGGTGATGGCGATCGGCGTGCTGCTCTACATCTGGGAGTCCGGCCGCTACGGCCTGTCCATCGCTCCCTGGCAGATGGCCCTGCCCCTGGTCGTCATGGGCGTCGGCATGGGCCTGATCGTGGCCCCGCTGACGGACGCGATCCTGTCGGAGGTGCCGCGCGAGCACGCGGGTTCGGCGTCGGGCCTGATCAGCACCGTCCAGCAGATGGGCAACGCGCTCGGCCTCGGCCTGGTCTCGGTGGTCTTCTTCGGGGTGGTCGACGACCGGCTGACCGAGGCCAGGGAGCGCACGGCGGCCGGCCCGGCCTTCGCGGACGGTTTCCAGCACGCGCTCGGGTGGGTGGCCGCGGTGATGGGCGTCATCTTCCTGCTGATGTTCGCGCTGCCGGGGCGTCCGGCGCAGCACCTCGAGGGAGCGGCCGAGGCGCCGTCGCCGACGACGGAGAAGGAGCCCGCGCTGGTGTCCTGA
- a CDS encoding DeoR/GlpR family DNA-binding transcription regulator, whose translation MYAPERQQEILRLARDGGRVDVLSLAEEFQVTAETIRRDLKALDRAGLLRRVHGGAIPAGRLDFEPDLAERESTAADEKDRVAKAALAELPTEGTMILDAGTTVARLAAALPLETSLTVVTHSLPIAARLADHPGIQLHLIGGRVRHRTRAAVDAWALRAYGEIRADVLFVAANGFSAEHGLTTPDLAEAAVKRAAVAAARRVVLLADSSKHGQEHFARFGDLSDVDLLITDSGLSPEDATAIERGGTEVVRA comes from the coding sequence ATGTATGCACCGGAGCGGCAGCAGGAAATCCTCCGGCTCGCCCGTGACGGCGGCCGAGTGGACGTCCTGTCGCTGGCCGAGGAGTTCCAGGTGACGGCGGAGACGATCCGCCGGGATCTGAAGGCCCTCGACCGCGCCGGGCTCCTGCGCCGGGTGCACGGCGGTGCGATCCCGGCCGGGCGCCTGGACTTCGAACCGGACCTCGCCGAGCGCGAGTCGACGGCGGCCGACGAGAAGGACCGCGTCGCGAAGGCGGCCCTCGCCGAACTGCCCACCGAGGGCACGATGATCCTCGACGCCGGTACGACGGTGGCCCGCCTCGCCGCCGCGCTGCCGCTGGAGACGTCCCTCACCGTCGTCACGCACAGCCTGCCCATCGCGGCCCGCCTCGCCGACCACCCCGGCATCCAGCTCCACCTCATCGGGGGGCGCGTACGGCACCGTACGCGCGCCGCCGTGGATGCCTGGGCGCTGCGCGCGTACGGCGAGATCCGCGCCGACGTCCTGTTCGTCGCGGCCAACGGCTTCTCCGCCGAGCACGGTCTGACCACCCCCGACCTCGCCGAGGCCGCGGTCAAGCGCGCCGCCGTCGCCGCCGCCCGCCGTGTCGTCCTCCTCGCCGACTCCTCCAAGCACGGCCAGGAGCACTTCGCCCGCTTCGGTGACCTGAGCGACGTGGACCTGCTGATCACCGACAGCGGGCTGAGCCCCGAAGACGCCACCGCGATCGAGCGCGGCGGCACGGAAGTAGTGCGCGCATGA
- the pfkB gene encoding 1-phosphofructokinase, with translation MILTVTPNPSLDRTYEVPSLDRGEVIRATGERMDPGGKGVNVSRAVAAAGRRTVAVLPLGGAPGALVADLLDAQGIEVAPVPVAGATRSNIALAESDGVLTKINAPGPELSAAEQELLLETVREQSGEADWIACCGSLPRGLAPSWYADVVARAHAGGARIALDTSGRALLEALRARPDVVKPNAEELAEAVGRPLATVGDAVKAAEELREMGARAVLASLGADGQLLVDDAGAWFASARVDVVRSNVGAGDSSLAGFLIAGGSGPEALASAVAHGAAAVQLPGSVMPSPGDLDMAAVTVTAEVPVDRALKEPVS, from the coding sequence ATGATCCTCACCGTCACCCCGAACCCGTCTCTGGACCGCACCTACGAGGTCCCCTCCCTCGACCGTGGCGAGGTCATACGCGCCACCGGCGAGCGCATGGACCCGGGCGGCAAGGGTGTGAACGTCTCGCGCGCCGTCGCGGCGGCCGGGCGGCGCACGGTCGCGGTACTGCCCCTGGGTGGTGCGCCCGGCGCGCTCGTCGCCGACCTGCTCGACGCGCAGGGCATCGAGGTGGCGCCGGTCCCGGTCGCCGGGGCCACCCGCTCGAACATCGCGCTCGCGGAGTCGGACGGCGTACTGACGAAGATCAACGCGCCCGGTCCCGAGCTGTCCGCGGCCGAGCAGGAGCTGCTCCTGGAGACGGTCCGCGAGCAGTCGGGCGAAGCCGACTGGATCGCCTGCTGCGGGAGCCTGCCCCGGGGGCTCGCGCCGTCCTGGTACGCCGATGTGGTCGCCCGGGCGCACGCGGGCGGCGCGCGAATCGCACTGGACACCTCCGGGCGCGCCCTCCTCGAAGCCCTGCGCGCGCGGCCCGACGTGGTGAAGCCGAACGCCGAGGAGCTCGCGGAGGCCGTTGGGCGCCCCCTGGCCACCGTGGGCGATGCGGTGAAGGCGGCCGAGGAGTTGCGCGAGATGGGCGCGCGCGCCGTGCTCGCGAGCCTGGGCGCCGACGGGCAGCTGCTGGTGGACGACGCGGGCGCCTGGTTCGCCAGTGCGCGCGTCGACGTCGTACGCAGCAATGTCGGTGCCGGCGACTCCTCCCTCGCCGGTTTCCTGATCGCCGGCGGCAGCGGCCCGGAGGCCCTCGCCTCGGCGGTCGCCCATGGCGCGGCGGCCGTACAGCTCCCCGGCAGTGTGATGCCGTCCCCGGGTGACCTGGACATGGCCGCGGTGACGGTCACGGCCGAGGTGCCGGTGGATCGCGCACTGAAGGAGCCGGTGTCATGA
- a CDS encoding fructose-specific PTS transporter subunit EIIC, giving the protein MSDMITADLVDLDLSADTKEAAARALAERMVALGRVTDLDGFLADVAAREAQMPTGLDGGIGIPHCRSEHVTEPTLAFGRSAAGIDFGAADGPADLIFLIAAPAGADDAHLTILSSLARQLMNAEFTDALRSAGDAASAAALIRGEEPPAADAADASDASGSEDSVASSVAASADAATGTTSEAPAETAGERPFRIVAVTSCPTGIAHTYMAAESLENAGREAGVELVVETQGSAGFTRLDPAVIAAADGVIFAHDVSVREKDRFAGKPTVDVGVKAGINRPAELIAEVREKAARGEVTAAARPGGGTPVERAGEPGEGYGTKLRKWLMSGVSYMVPFVAAGGLLIALGFAIGGWDITEAKPVTEHFDWIQIDSWAALLFQIGGVAFGFLIPVLAGYIAYGMADRPGLVPGFVGGMIASNIAAGFLGGLAAGLLAGAVVLGIQRIKIPPVLRGIMPVVVIPLFSSIVVGFLMFVVIGKPIAEAQKGMTDWLSGLSGTNAVLLGILLGLMMCFDLGGPVNKVAYAFATGGIAVQSPSDSAMKIMAAVMAAGMVPPLGMALATVVRKKLFTTAERENGKAAWVLGASFISEGAIPFAAADPLRVIPASMAGGAVTGALTMAFGSTLRAPHGGIWVTFLIGKPFLYLLAIAIGTAITAGLVIVLKGMRKTAPEASTAESPAAATTEAKQPVAA; this is encoded by the coding sequence ATGAGCGACATGATCACCGCGGACCTGGTCGATCTCGACCTGTCCGCCGACACCAAGGAAGCGGCGGCGCGTGCCCTCGCCGAGCGCATGGTGGCCCTGGGCCGGGTGACCGACCTCGACGGCTTCCTCGCCGACGTGGCCGCGCGCGAGGCACAGATGCCCACCGGCCTCGACGGCGGCATCGGCATCCCGCACTGCCGCAGCGAGCACGTCACCGAGCCGACGCTCGCCTTCGGGCGCAGCGCCGCCGGTATCGACTTCGGCGCGGCGGACGGTCCTGCCGACCTGATCTTCCTGATCGCCGCCCCGGCCGGCGCGGACGACGCCCACCTGACGATCCTGTCGTCGCTGGCCCGCCAGCTGATGAACGCCGAGTTCACGGACGCGCTGCGGTCGGCGGGCGACGCGGCGTCGGCGGCGGCGCTGATCCGGGGCGAGGAGCCCCCGGCGGCCGACGCCGCCGATGCCTCCGACGCGTCCGGTTCCGAAGACTCCGTGGCGTCGTCGGTGGCGGCCTCCGCCGACGCCGCCACGGGCACCACCTCCGAGGCCCCCGCCGAGACGGCCGGCGAGCGCCCCTTCCGTATCGTCGCCGTCACCTCCTGCCCGACCGGCATCGCCCACACGTACATGGCGGCCGAGTCGCTGGAGAACGCGGGCCGCGAGGCGGGCGTCGAGCTCGTCGTCGAGACGCAGGGCTCGGCCGGCTTCACCCGGCTCGACCCGGCCGTCATCGCGGCGGCGGACGGCGTGATCTTCGCCCACGACGTGTCCGTACGGGAGAAGGACCGGTTCGCGGGCAAGCCGACCGTCGACGTCGGCGTGAAGGCGGGCATCAACCGTCCCGCCGAACTCATCGCCGAGGTGCGCGAGAAGGCGGCCCGCGGTGAGGTCACGGCGGCGGCCAGGCCCGGCGGCGGCACCCCCGTCGAGCGCGCCGGCGAGCCCGGCGAGGGCTACGGCACCAAGCTGCGCAAGTGGCTGATGTCCGGCGTGAGTTACATGGTCCCGTTCGTCGCGGCGGGCGGTCTGCTGATCGCGCTCGGGTTCGCGATCGGCGGCTGGGACATCACGGAGGCCAAGCCGGTCACCGAGCACTTCGACTGGATCCAGATCGACAGCTGGGCGGCGTTGCTGTTCCAGATCGGTGGCGTGGCCTTCGGCTTCCTGATCCCGGTCCTCGCCGGATACATCGCGTACGGCATGGCGGACCGCCCCGGTCTCGTCCCCGGTTTCGTCGGCGGAATGATCGCTTCCAACATCGCCGCCGGCTTCCTCGGTGGTCTGGCCGCCGGTCTGCTGGCCGGCGCGGTCGTCCTCGGCATCCAGCGGATCAAGATTCCTCCGGTGCTGCGCGGCATCATGCCGGTGGTCGTGATCCCGCTGTTCTCCTCGATCGTCGTCGGCTTCCTGATGTTCGTCGTCATCGGCAAGCCCATCGCCGAGGCGCAGAAGGGCATGACCGACTGGCTCAGCGGCCTCTCCGGCACCAACGCGGTCCTGCTCGGCATCCTGCTCGGCCTGATGATGTGCTTCGACCTGGGCGGACCGGTCAACAAGGTCGCGTACGCCTTCGCCACCGGCGGTATCGCCGTGCAGTCCCCCAGCGACTCCGCGATGAAGATCATGGCCGCCGTGATGGCCGCCGGCATGGTCCCGCCGCTGGGCATGGCCCTGGCCACCGTGGTCCGCAAGAAGCTGTTCACCACGGCCGAGCGCGAGAACGGCAAGGCGGCCTGGGTGCTGGGCGCCTCCTTCATCTCCGAGGGCGCGATCCCGTTCGCCGCGGCCGACCCGCTGCGCGTCATCCCCGCCTCCATGGCGGGCGGCGCGGTGACCGGCGCGCTGACCATGGCGTTCGGCTCGACCCTGCGCGCCCCGCACGGCGGCATCTGGGTCACCTTCCTGATCGGCAAGCCGTTCCTCTACCTGCTGGCCATCGCGATCGGTACGGCGATCACGGCCGGCCTGGTCATCGTCCTGAAGGGCATGCGCAAGACGGCGCCGGAGGCCTCGACGGCCGAGTCTCCGGCGGCCGCGACCACGGAGGCGAAGCAGCCGGTGGCGGCGTAA
- a CDS encoding DUF6227 family protein: MSVPYETAAYEPPESPESPEEHLARLLGRALNSFELPDETIRLLDCALAHDGSLHSAHHSAGLHRETYRHTWLLADGSALTLWELVHNTARGRAPQHEVYVDEEELRAATARLPLPPDAPDFELPVTVQLSPIPAPRHAYVPDDSADHARRLLRRAENHDRPDAATAALLATAFAHRITQAFGRPSRTGRAGLSFSLYEHAFLLHDGKEVSLWEVEHTATPDGRHMCEVYVSEDAARDAMERRAAQVS, encoded by the coding sequence TTGAGCGTTCCGTACGAGACGGCAGCGTACGAACCACCCGAGTCTCCGGAGTCTCCGGAGGAGCACCTCGCGCGACTCCTCGGCCGCGCCCTGAACTCCTTCGAGCTGCCCGACGAGACGATACGGCTGCTGGACTGTGCGCTGGCCCATGATGGCTCACTGCACTCCGCGCACCACAGCGCGGGGCTGCACCGCGAGACGTACCGGCACACCTGGCTGCTCGCCGACGGCTCGGCGCTCACACTGTGGGAGCTCGTACACAACACCGCGCGGGGCCGCGCCCCGCAGCACGAGGTGTACGTCGACGAGGAGGAGCTGCGCGCCGCGACCGCGCGGCTGCCACTGCCGCCGGACGCTCCGGACTTCGAACTGCCGGTGACGGTACAGCTGTCGCCGATACCCGCGCCTCGGCACGCGTATGTGCCGGACGACTCGGCCGACCACGCGCGCCGGCTGCTGCGCCGGGCGGAGAACCACGACCGGCCGGACGCGGCGACGGCCGCCCTGCTGGCCACGGCGTTCGCGCACCGGATCACGCAGGCGTTCGGGCGCCCGAGCCGCACCGGGCGCGCCGGCTTGTCCTTCTCGCTCTACGAGCACGCCTTCTTGCTGCACGACGGCAAGGAGGTCTCCCTCTGGGAGGTCGAGCACACGGCCACACCGGACGGGCGGCACATGTGCGAGGTGTACGTCAGCGAGGACGCGGCACGGGATGCGATGGAGCGACGGGCGGCGCAGGTGTCGTAA
- a CDS encoding Ig-like domain-containing protein has product MTTPDIAARRALGACAALMIGALTLTACGGSANADHDDKGGSDSSKTSAAKIAISAKDGSTGASINTTGVKVSDGKLTDVKMTVAGTGQAVPGSLSADGGSWQPKEQLERGTKYQISATAKDADGRTAAADSHFTTVTSADSFIGTYTPDDGTTVGVGMPVSFNFDKAISDQKAVQSHIKVTSSSGQKVVGHWFGTQRLDFRPEEYWKAGSKVTMKIDLDGVEGANGVRGVQKKTVTFTIGRSQVSTVDVNTQTMTVVRDGRTVKSVPISAGSSEFTTYNGQMVISEKFTKLRMDSRTVGLDNAYNIPDVPHAMRLTQSGTFLHGNYWYNKGNPPFGSQGTSHGCVGLRDVQGGQGDTPAKWFYDDSLLGDVVIVKNSPDKTVAPDNGLNGWNMSWNEWVAGSAV; this is encoded by the coding sequence GTGACAACGCCGGACATAGCAGCGCGGCGCGCACTGGGGGCCTGTGCCGCCCTGATGATCGGCGCCCTGACCCTCACCGCCTGTGGTGGGAGCGCCAACGCCGACCACGACGACAAGGGGGGCAGCGACTCCTCCAAGACGTCCGCCGCGAAGATCGCGATCTCGGCGAAGGACGGCTCGACCGGCGCGTCGATCAACACGACCGGCGTGAAGGTCAGCGACGGCAAGCTGACCGACGTGAAGATGACGGTGGCGGGGACCGGGCAGGCCGTGCCGGGTTCGCTCTCCGCCGACGGGGGCAGCTGGCAGCCGAAGGAGCAGCTGGAGCGGGGGACGAAGTATCAGATATCGGCCACCGCGAAGGATGCCGACGGGCGTACGGCCGCCGCCGACTCCCACTTCACCACGGTCACTTCGGCCGACAGCTTCATCGGGACGTACACCCCCGACGACGGCACCACGGTCGGTGTCGGCATGCCGGTGTCGTTCAACTTCGACAAGGCGATCAGCGACCAGAAGGCCGTGCAGTCGCACATCAAGGTCACCTCCAGCAGTGGGCAGAAGGTGGTCGGGCACTGGTTCGGTACGCAGCGGCTCGACTTCCGGCCCGAGGAGTACTGGAAGGCCGGCTCCAAGGTCACGATGAAGATCGACCTGGACGGCGTCGAGGGCGCGAACGGCGTGCGCGGGGTGCAGAAGAAGACGGTCACCTTCACCATCGGCCGCTCGCAGGTGTCCACCGTCGACGTCAACACGCAGACCATGACGGTCGTGCGCGACGGCAGGACCGTCAAGTCCGTTCCGATCTCGGCGGGCAGCTCCGAGTTCACCACGTACAACGGGCAGATGGTGATCTCCGAGAAGTTCACGAAGCTGCGGATGGACAGCAGGACCGTCGGCCTCGACAACGCGTACAACATCCCGGATGTGCCGCACGCGATGCGGCTGACGCAGTCGGGAACCTTCCTGCACGGCAACTACTGGTACAACAAGGGCAACCCGCCGTTCGGCAGCCAGGGCACCAGCCACGGCTGCGTCGGACTGCGGGACGTGCAGGGCGGGCAGGGCGACACGCCCGCCAAGTGGTTCTACGACGACTCGCTCCTCGGCGACGTGGTGATCGTCAAGAACTCCCCCGACAAGACCGTGGCGCCGGACAACGGGCTCAACGGCTGGAACATGTCGTGGAACGAGTGGGTCGCGGGCAGCGCCGTGTGA
- a CDS encoding P1 family peptidase: MTVDALTDVAGLRVGHATRIGDGWLTGTTVVLAPEGGAVAAVDVRGGGPGTKETDALDPRNVVQKVEAIVLTGGSAYGLDAASGVMAWLEERGRGVRVGVDPAHVVPVVPAACVFDLGRGGDFRARPDAATGRAAVEAAAASETGAPVRQGCVGAGTGATVGAVKGGVGTASVVLDSGITVAALVVANAAGAAVDPETGVLYGELFQGRVEYPQEQVHEAARLRLTEIAAKNAPPPLNTTLAVVATDADLSKAQAQKLAGTAHDGIARAVRPVHLLNDGDTVFALATGDRPLGAGHPLALNELLAAGADAVTRAIVRAVRAAESVDGPGGVWPSYGELYGEP; this comes from the coding sequence ATGACAGTTGACGCTCTGACAGATGTCGCCGGGCTGCGGGTGGGGCACGCGACGCGCATCGGCGACGGTTGGCTCACCGGCACCACGGTCGTCCTCGCACCCGAGGGCGGGGCCGTCGCAGCCGTGGACGTACGCGGCGGCGGTCCCGGCACCAAGGAGACCGACGCCCTCGATCCGCGCAACGTCGTGCAGAAGGTCGAGGCGATCGTGCTGACGGGCGGCAGCGCGTACGGGCTCGACGCGGCGTCGGGGGTGATGGCGTGGCTGGAGGAGCGGGGGCGGGGGGTGCGCGTCGGGGTGGATCCGGCGCATGTCGTGCCGGTGGTGCCCGCGGCCTGCGTCTTCGATCTGGGCCGGGGCGGCGACTTCCGGGCGAGGCCGGACGCGGCCACCGGGCGGGCGGCGGTCGAGGCGGCCGCGGCGAGCGAGACGGGGGCGCCCGTGCGGCAGGGGTGCGTGGGCGCTGGTACGGGGGCGACGGTCGGGGCGGTGAAGGGCGGGGTCGGCACGGCGAGCGTCGTTCTCGACTCGGGGATCACGGTGGCCGCGCTCGTGGTGGCCAACGCGGCGGGGGCGGCGGTGGACCCGGAGACGGGAGTGCTGTACGGGGAGTTGTTCCAGGGGCGGGTGGAGTATCCGCAGGAGCAGGTCCATGAGGCCGCGCGCCTGCGCCTCACGGAGATCGCCGCGAAGAACGCGCCGCCTCCGCTGAACACCACGCTCGCGGTGGTCGCCACCGACGCGGACCTGTCGAAGGCGCAGGCGCAGAAGCTGGCCGGCACAGCGCACGACGGCATCGCACGCGCCGTGCGGCCGGTGCATCTGCTCAACGACGGGGACACCGTGTTCGCGCTGGCCACCGGGGACCGTCCGCTCGGCGCCGGGCACCCGCTCGCGCTGAACGAGCTTCTCGCGGCGGGCGCGGACGCGGTGACGCGGGCGATCGTGCGTGCCGTGCGCGCGGCCGAGTCGGTGGACGGACCGGGTGGAGTGTGGCCGTCGTACGGGGAGTTGTACGGGGAGCCGTGA